One segment of Toxoplasma gondii ME49 chromosome VI, whole genome shotgun sequence DNA contains the following:
- a CDS encoding quinone oxidoreductase, putative (encoded by transcript TGME49_244870) produces the protein MVLSAPLRRLPHMMRAVLVDAAPLSGPPAVEAKNQQSFKLFLGSAAMPQARKEKNEILIRVCAAGVNRMDLLQKRGKYPPPPGASTILGPEAAGVVASSGKRFREGDRVMALLQGGGYAEYVAVEEGLCMPIPSTLSFSQAAAIPENWLTAYQLLHFVAGLQPASTPSSACFSSSPPSSATATADSLNSSEHGERQTDACPFVCAGASGRRLPIRSVLIHAAASGVGTALVQLCRLLAIPTIIASAGSDEKLQLCKTLGATHLINHRAVEGRFSEAVKNATHGLGVDLLLDPVGASFMQENAQSCALDASWVLYGALGGVRVPSFDLQLLFAKRIRLLSSTLRSQDLSYRESLVRSFEETILPKLADSSLRVILDSIYTASEADQAHQRLEKNENRGKVVLTFPCPS, from the exons aTGGTCCTGTCTGCTCCTCTGCGGCGTCTCCCGCACATGATGCGAGCAGTTCTCGTTGATGCGGCTCCTCTCTCGGGACCGCCTGCTGTCGAGGCGAAAAACCAACAGAGTTTCAAGCTCTTTCTTGGCTCTGCGGCAATGCCGCAGgcgcgaaaagagaagaacgaaattCTCATCCGAGTCTGCGCCGCCGGCGTCAACCGCATGGACCTGTTGCAGAAGCGCG GTAAATATCCCCCGCCCCCTGGAGCCTCGACGATCCTCGGTCCAGAAGCCGCGGGGGTTGTCGCGTCCTCCG GGAAGCGATttcgagaaggcgacagagtcATGGCTCTTCTTCAGGGCGGGGGATACGCTGAATATGTCGCTGTTGAGGAGGGCCTCTGTATGCCGATTCCGTCgactctctccttctctcag GCCGCGGCAATCCCCGAAAACTGGCTGACAGCGTATCAGCTTCTGCACTTCGTCGCAG GTCTTCAACCGGCTTCGACGccctcttctgcatgcttttcttcctcgcctccttcttctgccaCAGCCACAGCCGATTCCTTGAACTCATCAGAgcatggagagagacaaacagacgCCTGCCCTTTCGTTTGCGCTGGCGCCTCTGGGCGAAGGCTGCCGATTCGCTCTGTTCTCATCCACGCTGCAGCCTCAG GTGTAGGCACTGCTCTCGTCCAgctctgccgcctcctcgCGATTCCCACCATCATCGCCTCTGCGGGATCCGACGAGAAACTGCAGCTCTGCAAGACTCTCG GCGCCACTCACCTCATCAACCACCGAGCTGTCGAGGGTCGCTTTTCAGAAGCCGTCAAGAACGCGACTCACGGACT AGGGGTCGATTTACTGCTGGATCCCGTCGGAGCCTCGTTCATGCAGGAAAACGCACAAAGCTGCGCTTTGGACGCCAG CTGGGTGCTGTATGGAGCACTAGGCGGTGTCCGCGTACCCAGCTTCGATTTGCAGCTGCTTTTCGCTAAGCGAATCCGCCTTCTCAGCTCCACGCTTCGCAGCCAAGATCTGAGCTATCGGGAGTCTCTAGTGAGGAGTTTCGAGGAGACGATTCTCCCGAAACTTGCCGACAGCTCTCTTCGC GTGATTCTCGACTCCATCTACACCGCAAGCGAAGCAGACCAGGCTCACCAaagactggagaagaacgaaaacagagggaaagttgttttGACGTTTCCCTGCCCTTCGTAA
- the POLR1A gene encoding DNA-directed RNA polymerase I RPA1 (encoded by transcript TGME49_244880~Gene product name based on ToxoDB Community Expert Annotation.) yields MYDANATICSSVHSASLTLFSQDEVRALSSCKISDTNVFLDPHASSSSLSATFTAARGGGPVAVSGGLHDSRLGSLDGREICETCGCRSDCPGHLGHIDLALPVFQPIFLPSLVKVLKLSCLHCERLRVSTPAASLFVKAFELLQLGCFDEVEEASRCASSALRAPTRGGSAGLALPQSQRVAVLRIFRKIEEELQRRAGADAPLAASREAPASPAKGAQASVEFEDLEERASPGETRRKTRETQAAVTEKDEAKEQQRVARLLSESTDFEKEKTRLLLHSFGSDISATAWQVATWRKLRDLLWTRAAASCVCANCGRSSAVTFHVAQQATGVEMRWKWTGQPPFDKNSALFSFLRNATPRREEEGEGRKKSDAKDDAAALFDERCLTYGKSGRAIGKLHLHAFQLMPMLQNVFKNSVDRRLLHCLFPMSIQLSSSCFFISSLPVSANKFRPPLAGGAAFGREGGGGMPLLHPRTATLLELLKVNEKVQFALAIMRHPDPTGALENPESLAELFGCAVGGKAETEPEQEPARKKKLAAEPGSDDAPAAKVSAAKSAVASILSPEEQEKLKEFVLVHAAGNAAWLTSYAVQLQQKVNEIVDKTKAEKPLTAPAGIRQWMERKAGTIRQKLMGKRVNYAARTVLAPDALIATNEVGVPLDFAMKLSIPEKVTPRNVHVLSEMVINGPHKHPGALAIMDDAGNLFNLEFLSPATRRAKAHQLLLSASASASALSGSSADMPTTNGSFTVYRHVLDGDAVLMNRQPSLHRVSLMGHFVKITRGVSSVYHINDYLVRNNLLHLLVERRAARTSRKTVKSDSGSEADEASAQRRKPGKKKSLVHFSGLFKKKAKVAKLAEEEHRTTHHDEEPGLTKENVFRLNFVNCSSYNADFDGDEMNMHLPQDHLARAEAAYILNADCHFLVPKSGEPLRGLIQDLCLAGCLLTARDTFLDIHSFQTLVYSGLSCYLDSGPGRVILDRGRKASSRLHASEVSLPKSGKTDGNAEDEAGGEEGRERFKAPGDPYRRQLIEQTCRSNCRLHVEPPAILWPKPMWTGKQVITCILKTLVDGMAASRFSQCRRSRQGAQGLGSKPTDEDALNRYEGVNLTGKAKTPGDAWGGAEDGDKEEEVVIIRNSELLQGVFDKAQFGPTAGGLVHCVFLLFGGAAAGLLLQSLAALFCAFLKLRSATTSPADFVMRREGELQRQALVRQVIQAGTYLQEHFTARMNALMGWGDDGADNPLLPTLSESGSHAEAGGETGSGVAQDEQAKVASKDAALLHMAAASVAPKDATRESEMNGDAVGQDELSAALEGALKLEKLNLARLSDAAAYALRVLGTSTTSGDRTEPQSPSAFSADTDEAAKGRKGRVKHEEDALEDSERSTTLQRKDARSSESAYPLSLNPWVLSRLLKTPELLAASGALPTRKRMCEDLRRLIETLSQVQKTGSPTARKELLYFLACSPSLQQQLPHLAKVLGTERLLPAHQRLRTTLAKESQTETLDGSFHCPPPNEMVSLPNGSAIQGDAALLQKRMYHPSWLWGGEEAGNPSAEGDSSDAAYAMAANIFEGTERYVLKGARNAGVGGGEGGMQLRTFLMPSLLTARRIGALYTGHFRGREDTFNEMLDAFFQSAMGKVASKSTDIMKGSYFLYRFPRNGFASMIKSGSKGSNVNFAMISVFLGQQSLEGQRVKFMTSDRSLPAFLPFDFGSRARGFITSSFLSGLKEEEYFFHCMAGREGLVDTAVKTAKSGYLQRSVTKGLEALTVRYDGSVRDADDSIVQFVYGDDGRDPAHRLTFEKIDMLLENPAILQRVHAPPAELSNGKQSANTKPGASEDLVADATDDAECLIQGCGSPLTCLGVTAFQFENDMQLVVDKAVASYESLRAAYSRTRETRHKKKRRKESGSEVSGASAARDARTTGLEKEELEKILRVIYHKCCMPPGEAVGCVAAQSIGEPATQMTLNTFHLAGHGAANVTMGIPRLRELLQQGAVTKTPILYIPLRTAANRLQDSPNADLEAREELDEGRVLVRNAGMALRSFTSFGLADCVHSVGVEANVCYQPPNCPKGCPAFHLPPYVSRNNSAQSIAPSSRMYWQYEVCLQLENLAHFSQVVKSFTPAQICTLVLRKVIRPFLKKAYRLMVAAVAHHGRTDFAEMRSDLQAFFQNAICQDNKLTQWDHRSKVKEILRTARVGDSTTGEATDELLSSGATVRAGNEDDRENGGGNKRAEADADEKEADGSDPASSADEEEKEEKGDDQDEGDDDEQQSEGGRASESEQSDGEQESSKRQRSKSGQRADSARGDATHIKVEQTSEDESSASCEDEEATSSDEDDDDPEDDGHTGKAEESTVSSEKPAKGEVKRDRRTLDAAFESMFSPLLLSFARLVKGETFDMNTHLFFPQDKKQCSRASKTPLAVPAPVESDGLWADGRKYKGFVLITREVASILHEVFVCPRTWRIILKFGWPFERCPYRLELLPLLMGLLKKSKMQEPEGVAAPRIVQGEGCVTKQKVEIQCEGSNFGWIHRMKDEAIDHNGILTNDVRAVLKYYGIEAARVCLARELERVFSAYGIKVDYRHLALIADFMTHGGTLRPFNRLGMAASNAPFLQMSYETSFKFLTEACERAAVDSLSTPSGSLVVGAPSVIGSQQHQVFTQLHPALHRQRDLFQLSRKSCVASQHGGTGDTKGEPEALVSQIKKKLGASEHQADNATDRKETDRAETAGEQEVTGVKKEKCSKRHKERRDSAMSNEAFQPGENGEDDDAKQKKKRKRKSFDFI; encoded by the exons ATGTATGACGCGAACGCGACGATCTGCTCCTCCGTCCACAGCGCCTCGCTGACGCTGTTTTCGCAGGACGAAGTAcgtgctctctcctcctgcaAGATCTCAGACACAAATGTTTTTCTCGATCCGCATGCGTCCagttcttccctctctgctaCATTCACTGCGGCGAGGGGAGGCGGTCCGGTCGCCGTCTCCGGTGGACTCCACGACTCTCGCTTAGGCAGCCTAGATGGCAGAGAAATCTGCGAGACCTGCGGGTGTCGCAGTGACTGTCCAGGTCACTTGGGTCACATCGACCTCgctctccccgtcttccaACCtatctttcttccttccctcgtCAAAGTTCTTAAACTG TCCTGCCTGCACTGCGAGCGTCTGCGCGTCTCGACTCCTGCCGCGTCGCTGTTTGTGAAAGCCTTCGAGCTCCTGCAGCTCGGCTGCTTCGACGAGGTCGAAGAAGCTTCTCGCTGCGCGTCTTCAGCGCTGCGTGCTCCGACGCGCGGCGGCTCTGCAGGTTTGGCGCTGCCACAGAGTCAGCGCGTCGCCGTCTTGCGAATCTTCCGGAAAATCGAAGAAGAACTTCAGAGGCGCGCCGGCGCCGAcgcgcctctcgccgcctcgcgcgAGGCGCCTGCCTCTCCCGCGAAAGGCGCGCAGGCGTCGGTCGAGTTTGAGGACCTCGAGGAGAGGGCCAGTCCAGGCGAAACGCGTAGgaagacgcgggagacgcaAGCCGCTgtgacagagaaagacgaggccAAGGAGCAGCAACGGGTGGCGCGCCTCCTCAGCGAATCCACAGACttcgagaaggaaaagactcgccttctccttcactcGTTCGGAAGTGATATTTCAGCAACTGCATGGCAAGTCGCCACTTGGAGAAAACTCAGAGACCTCCTCTGGACGCGCGCAGCAGCCAGCTGCGTCTGTGCCAACTGTGGCCG ATCCAGTGCAGTGACATTCCACGTAGCGCAGCAGGCGACCGGTGTCGAGATGCGGTGGAAGTGGACGGGCCAGCCTCCGTTCGACAAGAACAGTGCactgttttccttcctgcGAAACGCGACACCgcgacgcgaggaagaaggcgaaggacggAAGAAGTCCGACGCGAAAGACGACGCGGCTGCGCTGTTTGACGAACGCTGTCTCACCTATG GGAAGAGCGGTCGGGCAATTGGTAAActccatctgcatgcgtttcagtTGATGCCGATGCTTCAAAATGTTTTCAAGAACTCTGTCGACCGACGCCTCCTTCACTGTCTGTTTCCCATGA GCATTCAGTTGAGTTCGTCTTgcttcttcatttcttccCTGCCGGTGTCCGCGAATAAATTCCGGCCCCCTCTCGCCGGGGGTGCGGCCTTCGggcgcgaaggcggcgggGGCATGCCTCTCCTTCATCCACGCACGGCGACGCTTCTCGAGCTGCTGAAAGTGAACGAAAAGGTGCAGTTCGCCTTGGCCATCATGCGCCATCCGGATCCCACTGGAGCTCTTGAGAATCCCGAGTCGTTGGCGGAGCTGTTCGGATGCGCTGTGGGCGGGAAGGCGGAGACTGAGCCTGAGCAGGAgccagcgaggaagaagaagctcgcCGCCGAACCAGGAAGCGACGACGCTCCAGCCGCGAAGGTGTCGGCGGCCAAGAGCGCCGTGGCGTCCATTCTGAGTCCcgaggaacaagagaagctgaaggagTTCGTCCTCGTCCACGCTGCGGGGAATGCCGCCTGGCTCACGAGTTACGCCGTTCAACTGCAGCAGAAAGTCAACGAAATCGTCGACAAAACAAAGGCTGAGAAACC GCTCACTGCGCCGGCTGGCATTCGCCAGTGGATGGAGCGAAAGGCAGGAACCATCCGCCAGAAGCTGATGGGCAAGCGTGTGAACTACGCTGCGCGCACTGTGTTGGCGCCTGACGCGTTGATTGCCACAAACGAAGTTGGTGTACCCCTCGACTTCGCTATGAAACTCAGCATCCCGGAAAAG gtCACGCCTCGTAACGTTCACGTTCTCTCCGAGATGGTCATAAACGGACCCCACAAGCATCCTGGCGCCTTGGCGATCATGGACGACGCTGGGAATCT CTTCAATCTCGAGTTTCTGTCGCCTGCGACTCGCCGGGCAAAGGCTCACCAGCTGCTGCTTTCGGCTTCGGCGTCCGCGTCGGCTTTGTCGGGATCGTCGGCAGACATGCCAACGACGAACGGAAGCTTCACAGTTTATAGACATGTTCTGGACGGGGACGCTGTGTTGATGAATCGCCAGCCTTCTTTGCACCGCGTATCGCTGATGGGGCATTTTGTGAAAATCACACGAGGCGTCAGCTCCGTCTACCACATCAATGACTACCTGGTTCGCAACAATCTCCTCCACCTGCTTGTCGAGCGAAGAGCGGCCCGGACCAGCCGCAAGACGGTGAAGAGCGACAGTGGATCTGAGGCGGACGAGGCCAGTGCTCAGAGGCGGAAgccggggaagaagaagagtctcgTTCACTTTTCCGGCTTGttcaagaagaaagcgaaggttGCGAAACTCGCTGAGGAAGAGCACCGGACGACCCACCACGACGAAGAACCTGGCTTGACAAAAGAGAACGTCTTTCGACTCAACTTCGTGAACTGCAGCAGCTACAACGCCGATTTCGACGGCGATGAAATGAACATGCATCTGCCTCAA GATCACCTCGCTCGCGCAGAAGCGGCTTATATTCTGAATGCCGACTGCCACTTTCTGGTGCCGAAGAGCGGCGAGCCTCTGCGAGGTCTTATTCAGgatctctgtctcgctggtTGTCTCTTGACGGCGCGAGACACCTTCCTCGACATTCACAGTTTCCAGACGCTA GTCTACTCAGGCCTCTCGTGCTACCTCGACTCAGGCCCAGGTCGAGTTATCCTCGACCGTGGCCGCAAGGCGAGCAGCCGATTGCATGCGTCGGAGGTCTCGTTGCCGAAGTCTGGAAAGACAGACGGCAACGCTGAGGACGAggcaggaggcgaggagggTCGCGAGCGCTTCAAGGCCCCAGGGGATCCCTACAGGAGACAACTGATTGAACAGACCTGCCGCAGTAACTGTCGCCTCCACGTGGAGCCTCCTGCGATTCTCTGGCCGAAACCAATGTGGACGGGGAAGCAG GTGATCACATGCATTCTCAAGACTCTCGTCGACGGCATGGCGGCAAGCCGCTTCTCTCAGTGCAGGAGGTCGAGGCAAGGAGCGCAAGGCCTCGGCTCAAAGCccacagacgaagacgcgctgAATCGCTACGAAGGTGTCAACCTCACTGGAAAAGCCAAGACCCCTGGGGACGCGTGGGGTGGCGctgaagacggagacaaggaagaagaagtcgtCATCATTCG AAACTCGGAGCTTCTGCAAGGCGTCTTCGACAAGGCCCAGTTTGGGCCGACTGCTGGTGGTCTCGTTCActgtgttttccttcttttcggcGGAGCGGCTGccggccttcttctccagtccCTGGCGGCTTTGTTTTGTGCTTTCCTCAAACTAAG AAGTGCGACAACCTCCCCTGCAGATTTCGTCATGcgacgcgaaggcgagcTCCAAAG aCAAGCGCTGGTGCGACAAGTCATCCAGGCAGGTACATATCTCCAGGAACATTTCACGGCTCGAATGAATGCTCTAATGGGCTGGGGAGACGACGGAGCTGACAATCCGCTGCTGCCGACTCTGTCGGAGTCGGGAAGTCATGCTGAGGCCGGAGGCGAAACGGGCAGTGGCGTTGCGCAGGACGAGCAGGCGAAAGTCGCCTCGAAAGATGCCGCTCTTCTGCACATGGCGGCGGCTTCGGTTGCGCCTAAAGACGCGACCCGCGAAAGCGAAATGAACGGAGACGCTGTGGGTCAGGACGAGCTTTCTGCGGCCCTTGAGGGCGCTCTGAAACTCGAGAAGTTGAACCTAGCGCGGCTCTCGGACGCCGCAGCGTATGCGCTTCGCGTCCTGGGCACAAGCACAACGTCTGGAGATAGGACGGAGCCTCAGTCGCCTTCCGCCTTTTCGGCCGACACCGACGAAGCGGCCAAGGGCCGAAAGGGCCGCGTCAAACACGAAGAGGACGCTTTGGAAGACTCGGAGCGTTCGACCACACTCCAGAGGAAAGACGCTCGCAGTTCCGAGTCGGCGTATCCGTTGTCGCTAAATCCCTGGGTCCTGTCGAGGCTCCTCAAAACGCCTGAACTGTTGGCGGCTTCCGGTGCGCTGCCGACGCGAAAACGCATGTGTGAAGACCTCAGACGCCTGATCGAGACTTTGTCCCAGGTGCAGAAAACCGGGAGtccgacggcgaggaaggaactTCTCTATTTTCTTGCGTGCTCACCCTCACTCCAGCAACAGCTGCCGCATCTCGCCAAGGTCTtggggacagagagactgtTGCCGGCGCACCAGCGACTGAGGACAACCCTGGCCAAGGAATCACAAACCGAAACTCTCGACGGATCTTTCCACTGTCCTCCACCCAACGAAATG GTATCTCTCCCGAACGGCAGTGCGATCCAGGGAGACGCGGCCCTTCTTCAGAAGCGAATGTATCATCCTTCTTGGTTGtggggaggcgaagaagcagggaacCCATcggcagaaggcgacagtTCAGACGCAGCTTACGCGATGGCTGCCAACATCTTCGAAGGGACGGAGCGCTATGTGCTGAAGGgggcgagaaacgcgggtGTCGGTGGGGGCGAAGGCGGGATGCAGCTGCGGACCTTCCTgatgccttctctcctcactgCG CGACGCATTGGCGCCTTATATACGGGCCACTTTCGGGGTCGCGAAGACACATTTAACGAGATGCTTGATGCCTTCTTCCAGTCGGCGATGGGCAAGGTTGCCTCGAAATCCACTGACATCATGAAAGGGAG TTACTTCCTTTACCGCTTCCCTCGAAACGGTTTCGCATCAATGATCAAGAGCGGTTCCAAGGGAAGCAACGTCAACTTCGCGATGATTTCTGTCTTCCTAG GTCAGCAGTCTCTCGAGGGTCAAAGAGTGAAATTCATGACGAGCGACCGGTCCTTGCCCGCCTTCCTGCCTTTTGACTTTGGAAGCCGGGCACGAGGCTTCATCacctcgtctttcttgtcAG GTCTCAAAGAAGAGGAGTATTTCTTCCATTGCATGGCTGGTCGCGAAGGTCTTGTTGACACAGCCGTCAAGACCGCCAAAAGTGGCTATCTCCAGCGAAGTGTGACGAAAGGTCTGGAAGCTCTCACGGTGCGCTACGACGGCAGTGTGAGAGACGCAGATGACTCAATCGTCCAATTTGTCTATGGCGACGACGGTCGAGATCCGGCCCATCGACTCACCTTTGAAAAGATCGA CATGCTCCTGGAGAACCCCGCAATCCTTCagcgcgtgcatgcaccgccTGCGGAGCTGAGCAATGGAAAGCAGTCGGCAAACACCAAGCCAGGCGCTAGCGAAGATTTGGTTGCGGATGCGACGGACGACGCGGAATGTCTGATCCAAGGGTGCGGGTCTCCCCTAACTTGCCTCGGAGTCACAGCTTTCCAGTTCGAGAACGACATGCAGCTG GTGGTCGACAAGGCGGTGGCGAGCTACGAGAGCTTGCGTGCAGCCTACTCccgaacgcgagagacaagacacaagaagaagaggagaaaggagagcggCAGCGAAGTCTCTGGGGCGTCGGCAgccagagacgcgaggacgACTGGactcgagaaagaggaactggAAAAGATTCTTCGGGTGATTTACCACAAGTGCTGCATGCCGCCAGGCGAGGCTGTCGGCTGTGTCGCGGCGCAGTCCATTGGTGAACCAGCGACACAAATGACTCTCAACACTTTCCACTTG gCTGGACACGGAGCGGCGAACGTGACGATGGGTATTCCTCGTCTGCGTGAATTGCTCCAGCAAGGGGCAGTGACGAAGACTCCAATTCTCTACATTCCTCTCCGGACGGCCGCAAATCGGCTACAAGACAGTCCCAATGCAGACctggaagcgagagaggagctcGACGAGGGTCGTGTTCTTGTCAGAAATGCCGGCATGGCACTTCGAAGCTTCACGTCCTTCGGCCTTGCCGACTGCGTCCACAGCGTTGGCGTCGAAGCCAACGTCTGCTACCAA CCGCCGAACTGCCCCAAAGGATGCCCCGCCTTCCACCTCCCACCCTACGTGAGCAGAAACAACTCTGCTCAGTCGAtcgcgccttcctcgcggATGTACTGGCAATACGAAGTTTGTCTTCAGCTGGAAAATCTTGCCCATTTCTCCCAAGTGGTCAAAAGTTTCACCCCCGCGCAAATCTGCACGCTTGTCCTTCGGAAGGTTATTCGACCATTCCTTAAAAAG GCTTACCGACTCATGGTTGCGGCGGTCGCTCATCACGGCCGGACAGACTTTGCAGAAATGCGAAGCGACTTGCAGGCCTTCTTCCAGAACGCGATTTGCCAAGACAACAAGCTGACACAGTG GGACCATCGTTCAAAAGTGAAGGAGATTCTTCGGACTGCTCGTGTTGGCGATAGCACAACAGGTGAAGCAACTGACGAGCTCCTCTCCTCAGGCGCAACGGTCAGGGCAGGCAACGAAGATGATCGAGAAAACGGCGGAGGCAACAAGCGAGCTGAAGCGGATGCTGATGAAAAGGAGGCGGACGGAA GCGACCCAGCAAGCAGTGCTGatgaggaggaaaaggaagagaaaggcgacgacCAAGACGAAGGTGACGACGACGAGCAACAGAGTGAAGGTGGAAGAGCCAGCGAAAGCGAGCAGAGTGATGGCGAGCAGGAGAGCAGCAAACGCCAACGCAGCAAGAGTGGCCAACGTGCAGACTCAGCACGAGGAGACGCTACCCACATTAAAGTTGAGCAAACGTCTGAAGATGAGAGCTCAGCTTCTtgtgaagacgaagaggcaacGAGTTCCGATGAGGACGATGATGACCCGGAGGACGACGGCCACACTGGCAAAGCCGAAGAAAGCACCGTCAGTTCTGAGAAACCTGCAAAAGGAGAGGTGAAGCGGGACAGACGAACACTTGACGCCGCGTTTGAATCCATGTTttctccgctgcttctctcgtttgctcGTCTCGTCAAAGGCGAAACCTTCGACATGAACACACACCTCTTTTTCCCTCAAGACAAGAAGCAAT GCTCCCGTGCAAGCAAGACGCCCCTTGCCGTTCCGGCCCCAGTCGAATCGGATGGACTATGGGCCGACGGTCGCAAATATAAGGGATTTGTGCTCATCACGCGAGAAG TTGCCTCCATTCTCCACGAAGTTTTCGTCTGTCCTAGGACCTGGCGGATCATCCTCAAGTTTGGCTGGCCCTTCGAGCGTTGTCCCTA TCGCTTGgaacttcttcctcttcttaTGGGTCTTCTGAAGAAGTCCAAAATGCAAGAGCCTGAAGGTGTGGCCGCGCCTCGCATTGTTCAG GGCGAAGGATGCGTGACGAAGCAAAAGGTTGAGATTCAGTGCGAGGGATCCAATTTCGGATGGATCCACCGCATGAAGGACGAGGCGATCGACCACAATGG TATCTTGACGAATGACGTGCGGGCTGTCTTGAAGTACTACGGCATTGAAGCAGCTAGAGTCTGTCTCGCAAGAGAGCTGGAGCGAGTTTTCTCGGCGTACGGTATCAAAGTTGACTATCGGCATCTGGCGTTGATAGCAGACTTTATGACGCACGGTGGCACGCTAAGGCCATTCAACAG GCTTGGCATGGCCGCGTCGAACGCCCCATTCCTGCAGATGTCATACGAGACTTCGTTCAAATTCCTGACGGAAGCCTGTGAACGAGCCGCAGTTG ATTCTCTTTCTACGCCATCTGGCAGTCTGGTGGTCGGCGCGCCGTCAGTGATCGGATCTCAGCAGCATCAGGTATTCACTCAGTTGCATCCCGCGTTGCACCGGCAACGAGATTTGTTTCAGCTCTCGCGGAAGAGCTGCGTAGCATCACAGCATGGTGGCACTGGGGACACGAAGGGTGAGCCTGAAGCACTCGTCTCCCAGATCAAGAAGAAACTAGGGGCGTCGGAACACCAGGCTGACAACGCTACtgacagaaaggagactgacAGGGCGGAGACCGCAGGGGAACAAGAAGTCACgggagtgaagaaggaaaaatgCTCGAAACGGCACAAGGAGCGACGCGATTCAGCGATGTCGAACGAAGCGTTCCAGCCTGgagaaaatggagaagaTGATGAtgcgaaacagaagaaaaagcgaaagcgAAAATCATTTGACTTCATCTAA